The Alteriqipengyuania halimionae genome contains a region encoding:
- a CDS encoding sigma-54-dependent transcriptional regulator: protein MEHEDSRLLMIIDRDCNQAQSVAKQASREGWRTVCVEDAESAIATLGTQEGMQLSAIVLDQSVPGDDVCELIAEMKTRRPALPIMMLTANTSPLLAVEAMRAGASDYLVKPVAPEKVMQAVNGATRRGSPQNELAPLTEKIKARGDFDSMIGAAPAFRNALAVAAKAARGHGYVLIEGENGTGKEMLVRAMQAASPRAKGPFKLIDVADLSASAIDSALFGHEKGAFAGAFDNQTGALQNCDGGTLALDSIDRLPLATQERLAEVIESKTVRPLGATYGFRIDTRILACCDSKLEGLVEAGLFSEALYGQLSATRIDVPPLRERATDIAALSRHFLAQIAEQPGLRQLGITDGAIALLAAFDWPGNVRQLQAVLFRAAVFTEGDALTSEDFPQLSSMVVPDRGSSGSRQSESAGVMLYAEDGNLRPLEEIEADVIRLAIGHYRGRMTEVARRLGIGRSTLYRKLSDLGIDNAA, encoded by the coding sequence ATGGAACACGAAGATTCGCGACTGTTGATGATCATCGATCGCGACTGCAACCAGGCCCAGAGCGTTGCAAAGCAGGCCTCGCGCGAAGGTTGGCGAACGGTTTGTGTCGAGGATGCCGAGAGTGCCATTGCCACCCTGGGCACGCAGGAAGGCATGCAGCTTTCGGCGATCGTTCTCGATCAATCGGTCCCGGGTGACGATGTCTGCGAGCTGATCGCCGAGATGAAGACCCGCCGCCCCGCTTTGCCGATCATGATGTTGACAGCGAACACGTCGCCTCTGCTCGCGGTCGAGGCAATGCGCGCGGGGGCGAGCGACTATCTGGTCAAGCCCGTCGCGCCGGAAAAGGTGATGCAGGCGGTAAACGGCGCGACGCGGCGCGGCAGCCCGCAGAACGAGCTCGCTCCGTTGACCGAGAAGATCAAGGCGAGGGGCGACTTTGATTCGATGATCGGCGCCGCCCCCGCATTCCGCAATGCACTGGCCGTCGCGGCCAAGGCGGCGCGCGGGCACGGCTACGTCCTGATCGAAGGCGAGAACGGCACCGGCAAGGAAATGCTGGTGCGCGCGATGCAGGCCGCATCGCCGCGCGCGAAGGGGCCGTTCAAGCTCATCGATGTCGCCGATCTTTCCGCCAGCGCGATCGATTCGGCGCTGTTCGGGCATGAGAAAGGCGCTTTTGCCGGGGCGTTCGACAATCAGACCGGCGCGCTCCAGAATTGCGACGGCGGTACGCTCGCGCTCGATTCGATCGATCGCCTGCCGCTCGCCACGCAGGAACGGCTGGCCGAAGTCATCGAAAGCAAGACCGTGCGCCCGCTCGGCGCCACCTACGGCTTCCGTATCGACACGCGCATCCTCGCCTGCTGCGACAGCAAGCTCGAAGGGCTGGTCGAGGCCGGCCTGTTCAGCGAAGCCCTCTACGGCCAGCTTTCCGCGACCCGCATCGACGTGCCGCCCTTGCGAGAGCGAGCGACAGACATCGCCGCGCTGTCGCGCCATTTCCTCGCCCAGATCGCCGAGCAACCAGGCTTGCGCCAGCTCGGTATCACCGACGGCGCGATCGCCCTGCTCGCCGCGTTCGACTGGCCGGGCAATGTCCGCCAGCTCCAGGCCGTGTTGTTCCGCGCCGCCGTCTTCACCGAAGGCGATGCGCTGACCAGCGAGGACTTCCCCCAGCTATCGAGCATGGTGGTGCCCGATCGCGGTTCGAGCGGCAGCCGCCAGTCCGAGAGCGCGGGCGTGATGCTCTACGCCGAGGACGGCAATCTGCGCCCGCTCGAGGAGATCGAGGCCGACGTCATCCGCCTCGCCATCGGCCACTACCGCGGCCGCATGACCGAAGTGGCCCGCCGCCTCGGGATCGGGCGCTCCACGCTCTACCGCAAGCTCTCCGATCTAGGCATCGACAACGCGGCCTAG
- a CDS encoding Re/Si-specific NAD(P)(+) transhydrogenase subunit alpha yields MAETIRIAVLNETEEGERRVAATPETVGKFAKLGAELAVEQGAGDGARQSDEAYREAGAKVGTRLEVLDGADIVLAVRAPDPAALKGAKAGAWIVAMHDPFQRTERVEAYAKAGLEALAMEFMPRITRAQSMDVLSSQSNLAGYKAVIHSADTFGRAFPMMMTAAGTVSPAKVFVMGVGVAGLQAIATAKRLGAQVSATDVRSATKEQIKSLGAKPIFVESVEGIEGEGSGGYATEMSDEYKAAQAELVSDHIAKQDIVITTALIPGRPAPKLISDAQIASMKPGSVICDLAVVQGGNVEGSAPDEVVEKHGVTIIGFSNTAGELAADASALYSRNLYNFLSAFWDAEQGRPVLDEEIGDAVRLTQGGEVVNESL; encoded by the coding sequence ATGGCCGAAACGATCCGCATCGCCGTTCTCAATGAGACTGAGGAGGGCGAGCGCAGGGTCGCGGCCACGCCCGAAACAGTCGGGAAATTCGCCAAGCTGGGGGCTGAACTCGCGGTCGAACAGGGCGCGGGCGATGGGGCGCGCCAGTCGGACGAGGCTTATCGCGAAGCCGGCGCCAAGGTCGGCACACGGCTCGAAGTGCTCGACGGCGCAGATATCGTGCTTGCCGTGCGCGCGCCCGATCCGGCAGCATTGAAGGGTGCGAAGGCTGGCGCGTGGATCGTCGCCATGCACGATCCCTTCCAGCGCACCGAGCGGGTGGAAGCTTATGCCAAGGCCGGGCTCGAAGCGTTGGCGATGGAATTCATGCCGCGCATCACCCGAGCGCAATCGATGGACGTGCTGTCGAGCCAGTCGAACCTCGCCGGGTACAAGGCGGTGATTCATTCGGCCGACACCTTCGGCCGCGCGTTTCCGATGATGATGACGGCGGCGGGCACGGTCAGCCCGGCCAAGGTGTTCGTGATGGGCGTGGGCGTGGCGGGGCTGCAGGCGATCGCGACGGCCAAGCGGCTGGGCGCGCAGGTCTCGGCGACCGATGTTCGATCAGCCACCAAGGAACAAATCAAGTCGCTGGGTGCGAAGCCGATATTCGTCGAGAGTGTCGAAGGGATCGAGGGCGAAGGCTCGGGCGGTTACGCCACCGAAATGAGCGACGAATATAAAGCCGCCCAAGCCGAACTTGTCAGCGATCATATTGCCAAACAGGATATCGTTATCACCACCGCGCTGATTCCCGGCCGGCCCGCGCCCAAGCTGATTAGCGACGCGCAGATCGCCAGCATGAAGCCCGGTAGCGTGATCTGCGATCTCGCGGTCGTTCAGGGCGGCAATGTCGAAGGCAGCGCGCCCGATGAAGTCGTGGAAAAGCACGGCGTGACCATCATCGGCTTCTCCAATACGGCGGGCGAGCTCGCTGCCGATGCCAGCGCGCTCTATTCGCGCAATCTGTACAACTTCCTATCGGCCTTCTGGGACGCGGAGCAGGGCAGACCCGTGCTCGACGAGGAAATCGGCGACGCCGTGCGACTGACGCAGGGCGGAGAAGTGGTGAACGAGAGTCTCTAG
- a CDS encoding fasciclin domain-containing protein, which translates to MRNTIKIAGAAIALSMATTGCMSMDGDMMDDDVAYVDGAAMYASKNIVENAMESPIHTTLVAAVKQAQLVDTLMGPGPFTVFAPTDEAFSRVPQATLNAVMMDENRPLLQKVLTYHVVPGSVTSADLVKLIREGGGKAMVTTVEGGQLTFTLKDGNVMIMGQNGSSAWVTQADVMQSNGVIHVVNGVLMPAM; encoded by the coding sequence ATGCGTAATACGATCAAGATCGCCGGAGCCGCCATCGCCCTCAGCATGGCCACGACCGGCTGTATGTCGATGGATGGTGACATGATGGATGACGATGTCGCCTATGTCGATGGCGCCGCCATGTATGCCAGCAAGAACATCGTCGAAAACGCGATGGAGAGCCCGATCCACACCACGCTTGTCGCCGCCGTGAAGCAGGCCCAGTTGGTCGATACGCTGATGGGCCCCGGCCCATTCACAGTATTCGCCCCGACCGACGAAGCTTTCTCGCGCGTGCCGCAAGCCACGCTGAACGCGGTTATGATGGATGAGAACCGTCCGCTGCTGCAGAAAGTGCTGACTTACCACGTGGTGCCCGGTAGCGTCACCTCGGCGGACCTCGTGAAGCTGATCCGTGAAGGCGGCGGCAAAGCGATGGTAACCACCGTCGAGGGCGGTCAGCTTACCTTCACGCTGAAGGACGGCAACGTGATGATCATGGGGCAGAACGGCAGTTCGGCATGGGTTACACAGGCTGACGTGATGCAATCGAACGGCGTGATCCATGTCGTCAACGGCGTGCTCATGCCCGCCATGTAA
- a CDS encoding NAD(P) transhydrogenase subunit alpha, whose translation MDFISILSIFVLACFVGYYVVWSVTPALHTPLMAVTNAISSVIIVGALIAAAAADVPGAKWLGLLGIVLASINIFGGFAVTARMLAMYKKKEKK comes from the coding sequence GTGGACTTCATTTCGATCCTGTCGATTTTCGTGCTGGCGTGTTTCGTCGGCTATTATGTCGTGTGGTCGGTCACGCCCGCGCTGCACACGCCGCTGATGGCGGTGACCAATGCGATTTCCAGCGTGATCATCGTCGGCGCGCTGATCGCGGCGGCGGCGGCCGACGTGCCGGGGGCCAAGTGGCTGGGGCTACTCGGCATCGTGCTCGCCAGCATCAATATCTTCGGCGGCTTCGCGGTCACGGCGCGAATGCTGGCGATGTACAAGAAGAAGGAGAAGAAGTGA
- a CDS encoding NAD(P)(+) transhydrogenase (Re/Si-specific) subunit beta — translation MAMQTAEVATSHGPVNPWVALAYLISGVFFILALRGLSSPSTSQTGNRFGMAGMLIAVITTLVTHEIASLPEILAAIVLGGAIGFVIARRIAMTAMPELVAAFHSLVGLAAVLVGWAAYLNPAAFGLLDAGGAIDPTSKVEMGLGIAIGAITFSGSVIAFLKLSGRMSGSPILLPARHVINLGTLVAILVLVGMFAHTPGAEANLPFIIALTIAAFAIGFLLIIPIGGADMPVVVSMLNSYSGWAAAAMGFTLGNTAMIITGALVGSSGAILSYIMCRAMNRSFLSVIAGGFGADDSAAGGGEAREQRPYKQGSADDAAFMLEQAEKVIIIPGYGMAVAQAQHALREMADVLKEKGVEVKYAIHPVAGRMPGHMNVLLAEANVPYDEVFELEDINSEFAQADVAFIIGANDVVNPAAKTDKSSPIYGMPVFDVGAAKQVFFIKRSMNGVGYAGVDNDVFYMDQTMMLLSDAKKMVEEIVKALD, via the coding sequence ATGGCGATGCAGACCGCAGAGGTGGCCACATCGCACGGTCCCGTGAACCCGTGGGTCGCGTTGGCCTACCTCATATCGGGCGTGTTCTTCATCCTCGCGCTGCGCGGGCTCTCCAGCCCCTCGACCAGCCAGACGGGCAACCGCTTCGGCATGGCGGGGATGCTCATTGCGGTGATCACTACACTGGTGACGCATGAGATCGCTTCGCTGCCCGAAATTCTCGCCGCGATTGTGCTCGGCGGTGCCATCGGGTTCGTTATTGCCCGCCGCATCGCGATGACGGCGATGCCTGAACTGGTCGCCGCATTCCACAGCCTCGTCGGCCTCGCCGCTGTGCTGGTGGGCTGGGCGGCCTACCTCAACCCAGCGGCGTTCGGCCTGCTCGATGCCGGGGGTGCGATCGATCCGACCAGCAAAGTCGAGATGGGCCTCGGCATCGCGATTGGCGCAATCACCTTTTCGGGCTCGGTCATCGCCTTCCTCAAGCTCTCCGGGAGGATGAGCGGTTCGCCGATCCTGTTGCCCGCGCGCCACGTCATCAATCTCGGCACGCTGGTCGCAATTCTCGTCTTGGTGGGGATGTTCGCGCATACGCCGGGTGCGGAAGCGAACCTGCCTTTCATCATCGCCTTGACGATCGCTGCTTTCGCCATCGGCTTCCTGCTGATCATCCCCATCGGCGGGGCGGACATGCCGGTCGTGGTGTCAATGCTGAACAGTTACTCGGGCTGGGCGGCGGCGGCGATGGGCTTCACACTGGGCAACACCGCGATGATCATCACCGGCGCGCTGGTCGGGTCGTCCGGCGCGATCCTCAGCTACATCATGTGCCGCGCGATGAACCGCAGCTTCCTCTCGGTGATCGCGGGTGGTTTCGGTGCCGACGACAGTGCGGCGGGCGGCGGCGAAGCGCGCGAGCAGCGGCCCTACAAGCAGGGCAGCGCCGATGATGCGGCTTTCATGCTCGAACAGGCGGAGAAGGTCATCATCATCCCCGGCTACGGTATGGCGGTTGCCCAGGCGCAGCACGCGTTGCGCGAAATGGCCGATGTCCTGAAAGAGAAGGGCGTCGAGGTGAAATACGCGATCCACCCCGTCGCCGGACGCATGCCGGGGCACATGAACGTGCTGCTGGCCGAAGCCAACGTGCCCTATGACGAGGTGTTCGAGCTGGAGGACATCAACAGCGAATTCGCGCAGGCCGATGTAGCCTTCATCATCGGTGCCAACGATGTGGTCAATCCGGCGGCGAAGACCGATAAATCCTCGCCCATCTACGGCATGCCGGTTTTCGATGTTGGTGCGGCCAAGCAGGTGTTCTTCATCAAGCGCAGCATGAATGGGGTGGGCTATGCCGGCGTCGACAATGACGTGTTCTACATGGACCAGACGATGATGCTGCTGTCCGACGCCAAGAAGATGGTCGAGGAAATCGTCAAGGCGCTCGACTAA
- a CDS encoding DUF2147 domain-containing protein yields the protein MKTITAAFALAAPLALVGTAAPSTASAPAESITGDWKLADRRSVVRIYRCGDAMCGKIQRILVAQPAGGARDTKNPDASKRDRKLVGLTVFWNLKPSGNAYKGKGYNPDDGRYFNAKFDRKGSQLRLKGCVSIICRTQMLTRA from the coding sequence ATGAAGACGATCACTGCTGCATTCGCATTGGCTGCACCGCTCGCCCTCGTCGGCACTGCCGCCCCTTCCACCGCTTCCGCCCCGGCTGAATCAATCACGGGCGACTGGAAACTGGCCGACAGGCGGAGCGTGGTCCGTATCTATCGCTGCGGCGACGCAATGTGCGGCAAGATCCAGCGCATCCTCGTGGCCCAACCCGCCGGCGGTGCGCGCGACACCAAGAATCCCGACGCGTCCAAGCGCGATCGCAAGCTGGTGGGCCTGACCGTGTTCTGGAACCTCAAGCCGAGCGGAAATGCCTACAAGGGCAAGGGCTACAATCCCGATGACGGTCGCTACTTCAATGCGAAGTTCGACCGCAAGGGCAGCCAGTTGCGGCTCAAAGGCTGCGTTTCGATCATCTGCCGCACGCAAATGCTGACCAGGGCGTAG
- a CDS encoding parallel beta-helix domain-containing protein: MHKSLFAAAALTALVAATPALAETHRVSPGEGAQERLQEALILAEPGDEVLLDAGRYALTDGLSLDVDGVTVRGAGPAATILDFSTQQAAGEGLLVTSDDVTLRDFAVENPKGDGIKSKDADNIVYYRIRVTWTGGPAATNGAYGIYPVESTGVLVDASEVSGASDAGIYVGQSSKITVRNSVASENVAGIEIENSRDAIVEGNFVTRNTGGILVFDLPNLPVMGGGNVLIRNNLVIANDTDNFAPEGNIVASVRRGTGVMVMANENVWLQDNVLTDNATAEVMVIAYPLSFDDPDYNPYPRDVVVATNTLGEGSDNPDIEGGEMLAAAFGGKLPPILWDGLSEGGDRTALMVHPDYAGWTLNLQRQGQRLEEAQPGPLDAPAYGQGWNIDDWGAPAELEARLK; the protein is encoded by the coding sequence ATGCACAAATCGCTATTCGCCGCCGCCGCGCTCACCGCGCTTGTCGCTGCCACGCCCGCACTGGCCGAAACGCATCGCGTCTCGCCGGGAGAGGGCGCGCAGGAGCGATTGCAGGAAGCGCTGATCCTGGCCGAACCCGGTGACGAAGTGTTGCTCGACGCGGGGCGCTATGCGCTGACCGACGGGCTCAGCCTCGATGTCGACGGGGTGACCGTGCGGGGAGCCGGACCGGCGGCGACAATCCTCGATTTCTCCACCCAGCAGGCGGCAGGAGAAGGGCTGCTGGTCACCTCCGACGACGTCACCCTGCGCGATTTCGCGGTCGAGAACCCGAAGGGCGACGGGATCAAATCGAAGGATGCCGACAATATCGTCTATTACCGCATCCGCGTGACGTGGACCGGCGGGCCGGCGGCGACAAACGGCGCCTACGGTATCTACCCAGTCGAAAGTACCGGCGTGCTGGTCGATGCGAGCGAAGTCTCGGGCGCGTCGGATGCGGGTATCTATGTCGGGCAGTCGTCGAAGATCACCGTGCGCAACTCGGTCGCGAGCGAAAACGTGGCGGGGATCGAAATCGAGAACAGCCGCGATGCCATCGTCGAAGGCAATTTCGTTACCCGCAATACCGGAGGCATCCTGGTGTTCGACCTGCCCAATCTGCCGGTGATGGGCGGGGGCAATGTGCTGATCCGCAACAACCTCGTGATCGCCAACGATACCGACAATTTCGCGCCCGAGGGCAATATCGTCGCCAGTGTCCGGCGCGGCACCGGGGTGATGGTGATGGCGAACGAGAATGTCTGGCTGCAGGACAATGTCCTGACCGACAATGCGACCGCCGAAGTGATGGTGATCGCCTATCCGCTGAGCTTCGACGATCCGGATTACAATCCCTATCCGCGCGATGTCGTCGTCGCCACGAATACGCTCGGTGAAGGCAGCGATAATCCGGATATCGAGGGTGGTGAAATGCTCGCTGCGGCGTTTGGCGGCAAGCTCCCGCCGATCCTTTGGGACGGCTTGAGCGAGGGCGGCGACCGGACGGCCCTGATGGTGCATCCCGACTATGCGGGCTGGACTCTCAATCTTCAGCGTCAGGGGCAGCGGCTCGAGGAAGCGCAGCCCGGCCCGCTCGATGCGCCAGCCTATGGGCAGGGATGGAATATCGATGATTGGGGTGCGCCGGCAGAACTGGAGGCGCGGCTGAAGTGA
- a CDS encoding SO2930 family diheme c-type cytochrome, protein MIARLALAASLALATAAVAAPRPAPVDQAAVLEGMPRSLSDYGFFLGGPDHPAETLIPYALRNPLFSDYAEKHRFIHLPDGARLTVGPDGRVDFPVGTALIKSFGYDGEGGTLDVIETRVLLRREDGWLALPYVWNQDHSDAALKVAGTRIPVAFTDPSGEAHRISYAVPNKNQCKQCHSRNGVIAPIGPVWQEMVFPREGDRERVAERTSFPPNTLSPSARWDDPDAPIAARAGSYLRANCAHCHSREGAASNSGLYYDEALGPYAVSGWRKRPVAAGRASGGFEYVVDPGKPSQSILIHRMKSVDPGIAMPEIGRATVHKEGVAVVEEWIGTETGR, encoded by the coding sequence GTGATCGCACGGCTTGCCCTCGCGGCCTCGCTGGCGCTGGCGACCGCAGCGGTTGCTGCGCCTCGGCCAGCGCCTGTCGATCAGGCTGCCGTCCTCGAAGGCATGCCGCGCTCGCTTTCCGATTACGGATTTTTCCTCGGCGGACCCGATCACCCTGCCGAAACGCTGATCCCCTACGCGCTGCGCAATCCGTTGTTCTCCGACTATGCGGAGAAGCATCGTTTCATCCATTTGCCGGACGGCGCGCGATTGACGGTCGGTCCGGACGGGCGGGTCGATTTTCCGGTCGGGACGGCGCTGATCAAGAGTTTCGGCTATGACGGCGAGGGCGGCACGCTCGACGTGATCGAAACACGTGTCCTGCTGCGGCGCGAGGATGGCTGGCTCGCGCTGCCCTATGTCTGGAACCAGGATCACAGCGACGCGGCGCTGAAAGTCGCGGGCACGCGGATCCCGGTGGCCTTCACGGATCCTTCGGGCGAAGCGCACCGGATCAGCTACGCCGTGCCGAACAAGAACCAGTGCAAGCAATGCCACAGTCGCAACGGCGTAATCGCGCCGATCGGTCCGGTTTGGCAGGAGATGGTCTTCCCACGCGAAGGCGATCGTGAGCGGGTCGCCGAGCGGACCTCGTTTCCGCCCAACACCTTGAGCCCAAGCGCGCGGTGGGACGATCCGGACGCGCCGATCGCGGCCCGCGCGGGTTCCTATCTCCGCGCCAATTGCGCGCACTGCCACAGCCGCGAAGGGGCGGCTAGCAATAGCGGACTCTACTACGACGAAGCGCTCGGTCCTTATGCGGTCAGCGGATGGCGCAAGCGTCCCGTGGCGGCGGGACGGGCAAGTGGCGGGTTCGAATATGTAGTGGACCCGGGCAAGCCGTCGCAATCGATCCTCATTCACCGGATGAAAAGCGTCGACCCCGGCATCGCCATGCCCGAAATCGGCCGCGCGACCGTCCACAAGGAAGGCGTGGCCGTCGTCGAGGAATGGATCGGGACGGAAACCGGCCGATGA
- a CDS encoding alpha/beta fold hydrolase, with protein MKWVWRILGAVVVLGVIGFLVFRTPDTDPGDMRAKYGGAPSQFVTLDNGMTVHLRDEGPRDAPAIVLLHGSNADLHTWQPWVEALRERYRVIRFDQRGHGLTGPGTGDIYALEAFVGDVDAVADALGLDRFVLGGNSMGGWIAAGYAIEHPERLDGLVLVDAAGAPIEREGGGNLAFTLARLPGLGAVLSQMLPRSLVEKSLSQSVSNQAVVTPEAVDRYWELTRYPGNRDATRARFSTERRAFTAEDIASLDIPTLVMWGEEDALIPVEAARWYGTHLSRSTLAIYPGIGHLPMEEAPARSLDDLTRWLKTLGPQEPVS; from the coding sequence ATGAAGTGGGTCTGGCGCATCCTCGGCGCGGTGGTCGTGTTGGGGGTGATCGGCTTTCTCGTTTTCCGCACGCCCGATACCGATCCTGGGGACATGCGCGCCAAATATGGCGGCGCGCCATCGCAATTCGTCACGCTCGACAATGGAATGACCGTGCATCTGCGCGACGAAGGGCCGCGCGATGCACCTGCAATCGTCCTGCTGCACGGCTCCAACGCCGATCTCCATACGTGGCAGCCATGGGTCGAGGCCCTGCGCGAACGGTATCGCGTCATACGGTTCGACCAGCGCGGGCATGGGCTGACGGGACCGGGCACTGGCGATATCTATGCGCTTGAGGCCTTCGTCGGCGATGTCGACGCAGTGGCCGATGCGCTCGGTCTCGACCGGTTCGTGCTCGGCGGCAATTCGATGGGCGGCTGGATCGCGGCGGGCTATGCGATCGAACATCCGGAGCGGCTGGATGGGCTGGTACTGGTCGACGCGGCCGGCGCTCCGATCGAGCGCGAGGGCGGCGGAAACCTTGCTTTTACCTTGGCACGTTTGCCCGGATTGGGGGCCGTGCTGAGCCAAATGCTGCCGCGCTCGCTGGTCGAAAAGAGCCTGTCGCAAAGTGTGTCGAACCAGGCGGTGGTGACGCCTGAAGCGGTCGATCGTTATTGGGAGCTCACGCGCTATCCGGGCAATCGCGATGCCACCCGTGCTCGGTTTTCGACTGAGCGGCGTGCCTTTACCGCAGAGGATATCGCGTCGCTCGACATCCCGACGCTTGTGATGTGGGGAGAAGAGGACGCGCTGATCCCGGTGGAAGCTGCCCGTTGGTACGGCACACACCTGTCGCGCAGCACGCTCGCGATCTATCCGGGGATCGGCCACCTTCCGATGGAAGAAGCGCCCGCCCGGTCCCTGGACGATCTCACCCGCTGGTTGAAAACGCTCGGCCCGCAGGAACCTGTCTCGTAG
- a CDS encoding aspartate/glutamate racemase family protein — translation MRKLGLIGGMSWYSSRMYYEQLNRRVQKARGTDHSAPLLIESLDFQIARQATRDADWETLANVIAPSAKRLEQAGATALLIAANSVHRVYEDVQDAVDIPVIHVADEIAERVKADVDGPAAVLGTRHVMTGNFYRNRLIENGVELLEPDEAVVAEIDEIIDTELMVGKATRDSMRDMKTIITNLERRGANAIILASTELEMIVDVDANIMPIFDSTAIHCEAGAEWILGG, via the coding sequence GTGCGCAAACTGGGACTGATCGGGGGAATGAGCTGGTATTCCAGCCGGATGTATTACGAGCAGCTCAATCGCCGCGTGCAGAAAGCGCGCGGGACGGACCATAGCGCTCCGTTGCTGATCGAAAGCCTCGATTTCCAGATTGCCCGGCAGGCGACGCGGGATGCCGATTGGGAAACGCTGGCCAATGTCATCGCGCCCTCTGCCAAGCGTCTCGAGCAGGCGGGCGCGACGGCGCTGTTGATCGCGGCGAACTCGGTGCACCGGGTTTACGAAGACGTGCAGGACGCGGTCGACATCCCGGTGATCCACGTCGCCGACGAAATCGCCGAACGGGTCAAAGCCGATGTCGATGGCCCGGCCGCGGTGCTCGGTACGCGGCACGTCATGACCGGAAATTTCTATCGCAACCGGTTGATCGAGAACGGCGTGGAGCTGCTGGAACCGGATGAAGCGGTCGTCGCAGAGATCGACGAGATCATCGACACCGAACTGATGGTCGGCAAGGCCACGCGAGACTCGATGCGCGACATGAAGACGATCATCACCAATCTCGAACGGCGCGGCGCCAATGCGATCATCCTCGCCAGCACAGAGTTGGAAATGATTGTCGACGTCGATGCCAACATCATGCCGATCTTCGACAGCACCGCGATCCATTGCGAGGCCGGGGCGGAGTGGATTCTGGGCGGCTGA
- a CDS encoding deoxyguanosinetriphosphate triphosphohydrolase, which translates to MSDLAHLASDPACSRGREFLADEQLQRGPRTVFQRDRDRIIHSIAFRRLRHKTQVFVAPDGDHYRVRLTHSLEVAQIARTIARIFGLDEDLTEAQSLAHDIGHPPFGHAGEKALDEALFTCGGWDHNAQTLRTLMRLESPYIEHKGLNLTWETLEGLAKHNGPIADPDPALAALDKAYPLALEHWPSLEAQVAAISDDIAYDNHDIDDGLRAGFLDIEQLLGLDFVADRWRAIEKRFPDAPVELRQRELVRSQIGWMVNDVLEETRCRCEGVKDVAEVRAADRQLVGFSPEVAAQERALKHFMYENVYHHRDQLAAARTARQVIASLYEAYAEDPALMAKGWRDLPEPPAAAARHIADFLAGMTDRYAIDAYTWITGLVPEGLRNV; encoded by the coding sequence ATGAGCGACCTCGCTCATCTCGCCAGCGATCCTGCATGTTCGCGCGGACGCGAATTCCTTGCCGACGAGCAATTGCAGCGCGGGCCGCGCACCGTGTTCCAGCGCGATCGCGACCGCATCATCCATTCGATCGCGTTTCGCCGCCTGCGCCACAAGACGCAGGTCTTCGTCGCGCCTGACGGGGATCACTACCGCGTCCGCCTGACCCATAGCCTCGAGGTGGCGCAGATCGCGCGCACCATCGCGCGCATTTTCGGTCTCGACGAGGATCTGACCGAAGCGCAGAGCCTCGCGCACGATATCGGTCACCCACCGTTTGGCCATGCCGGAGAAAAGGCGCTCGACGAAGCCCTGTTCACGTGCGGAGGATGGGATCACAACGCGCAGACCCTGCGCACGCTGATGCGGCTGGAAAGCCCCTATATCGAGCATAAGGGGCTCAACCTGACCTGGGAGACGCTGGAGGGTCTGGCCAAGCACAATGGACCGATCGCCGACCCCGATCCCGCGCTCGCCGCGCTCGACAAGGCGTACCCGCTGGCACTGGAACACTGGCCCTCGCTCGAAGCGCAGGTCGCTGCGATCAGCGACGACATTGCCTATGACAATCATGATATCGACGACGGTCTGCGCGCAGGCTTTCTCGATATCGAACAATTGCTGGGCCTCGATTTTGTCGCCGACAGATGGCGTGCGATCGAAAAGCGGTTTCCCGATGCTCCGGTCGAGCTTCGCCAGCGCGAGCTCGTCCGCAGCCAGATCGGCTGGATGGTCAACGACGTGCTCGAAGAAACGCGGTGCCGGTGCGAGGGCGTGAAGGATGTCGCCGAAGTCCGCGCGGCGGATCGGCAGCTGGTCGGTTTCTCACCCGAGGTCGCGGCGCAGGAGCGCGCGCTCAAGCATTTCATGTACGAGAACGTCTACCACCATCGCGACCAACTCGCCGCGGCGCGCACGGCGCGGCAGGTGATCGCATCGCTCTACGAAGCCTATGCCGAAGATCCGGCGCTGATGGCCAAGGGCTGGCGCGACCTGCCGGAGCCACCTGCCGCAGCCGCGCGCCATATTGCCGATTTCCTGGCGGGAATGACCGATCGCTATGCCATCGACGCCTACACCTGGATCACCGGGTTGGTGCCGGAGGGATTGCGGAATGTCTGA